A portion of the Lolium rigidum isolate FL_2022 chromosome 1, APGP_CSIRO_Lrig_0.1, whole genome shotgun sequence genome contains these proteins:
- the LOC124706243 gene encoding cytochrome P450 87A3-like, with translation MEYSQVPYASLFGLAAVVAGWMVHCVYKWMNPTCNKGRLPPGSMGFPLVGKTFQFFKPSPSLDVPAFYKQRLKRYGPVFKTSLVGQPVVVSMDAEVNRFIFQQEGKLFRSWYPDTTNNIFGKDSIASYDGSIHKYIRSFASRLFGLESLRDVLLAEMDRNVAQSLAAWATEPQIEVKNAVANMIFDLTAKKLIGFGPEKSRKLRKNFDAFFQGLVSFPLYFPGTTFYGCIQGRKNVQKVLKDLLKERLSTPEKRHGDFLDEVVDELKSGSGMISEKFAVDFVAALLFASFATVSSSLSVAMKFLSDYPNVVESLKEEHESILKNRDGASSRITWEEYKSMTFTAQVTNEIARVSNVAPGIFRKTLTDVQVKGYTIPAGWLVMISPMAVHLNPELFEDPLTFNPWRWQDESKRSALLKNFMPFGGGIRLCVGAEFSRIQIALFLHNLVTNYRWKEVKGGDVQRISEIVFPEGYHIQIIPRAQAI, from the exons ATGGAGTACTCTCAAGTTCCATATGCGTCCCTCTTTGGCCTTGCAGCTGTCGTAGCAGGGTGGATGGTACACTGCGTGTACAAATGGATGAATCCCACATGCAACAAGGGGAGGCTCCCTCCTGGCTCCATGGGTTTTCCTCTCGTTGGTAAAACTTTCCAGTTCTTCAAACCAAGCCCTTCTCTCGACGTTCCAGCCTTCTACAAGCAAAGGCTGAAAAG GTACGGGCCAGTTTTCAAGACGAGCCTGGTGGGGCAGCCGGTGGTGGTGTCCATGGACGCTGAGGTGAACCGCTTCATCTTCCAGCAGGAAGGCAAGCTATTCAGGAGCTGGTACCCGGAcaccaccaacaacatcttcggcaAGGACAGCATCGCCTCCTACGATGGCTCCATCCACAAGTACATCCGTAGCTTCGCCTCCAGGCTCTTTGGCCTCGAGAGCCTCAGGGACGTGCTACTCGCTGAGATGGATCGGAACGTGGCGCAGAGCCTGGCAGCGTGGGCAACAGAGCCTCAAATCGAGGTCAAGAACGCGGTAGCCAAC ATGATATTTGATTTAACAGCCAAGAAGCTGATTGGTTTCGGCCCTGAGAAATCAAGGAAACTGAGGAAGAACTTTGATGCCTTCTTCCAGGGATTGGTCTCCTTCCCGCTGTATTTCCCTGGGACAACATTCTACGGATGCATACAG GGAAGGAAAAATGTGCAAAAGGTACTGAAGGACCTACTGAAAGAGAGGCTCAGTACACCTGAAAAGCGACATGGTGATTTCCTAGATGAGGTAGTCGACGAACTAAAGAGTGGGAGTGGGATGATAAGTGAGAAATTTGCGGTAGACTTTGTGGCCGCCCTCTTGTTTGCCAGTTTTGCTACGGTATCGTCATCGCTCTCGGTCGCTATGAAGTTCCTCAGCGACTACCCCAATGTAGTAGAATCACTCAAG GAGGAGCATGAATCAATCCTGAAGAATAGAGATGGTGCCAGTTCACGGATTACATGGGAAGAATACAAATCCATGACATTCACTGCCCAG GTTACAAATGAGATAGCTCGCGTCAGTAACGTGGCCCCTGGGATATTCAGGAAAACACTAACAGACGTGCAAGTGAAAG GCTACACGATTCCCGCTGGATGGTTGGTGATGATCAGTCCCATGGCTGTCCATCTGAACCCAGAATTGTTCGAAGATCCCCTGACCTTTAATCCATGGAGGTGGCAG GATGAGTCAAAGAGGAGCGCTCTGTTGAAGAACTTCATGCCATTCGGAGGGGGCATAAGGCTTTGCGTGGGAGCAGAATTTAGTCGGATTCAGATTGCACTCTTCCTCCATAACTTAGTGACTAACTACAG GTGGAAGGAGGTCAAAGGAGGCGACGTCCAACGCATATCAGAAATCGTGTTTCCGGAGGGCTATCACATCCAGATAATCCCCAGGGCTCAAGCAATTTAA
- the LOC124685135 gene encoding protein SRG1-like encodes MADGQPSKIVKIPPIVQELVAGVQEPPRRYVLPEQDRPSVAGSDMPEPIPIVDLSRLSDSDNSVEETAKLQSALENWGLFLAVGHGMEPSFLSEVMKVTREFYKLPLEEKQKYSNFVDGKEFRVEGYGNDMVISEKQTLDWCDRFYLVVEPESRRIYTLWPTQPPSFRDVMCEYTARCREITNLVLENLAKILNLHEDYFLNMLDENATTYARFNYYPHCPKPDQVFGLKPHSDATVITIVFIDDTVSGLQLQKEGVWYNVPIIPNALLVNMGDAMEIQSNGFFKSPVHRVVTNAEKERLSVVMFYSMDPEREIEPASELMDEKNPRRYRTIKTKDYLTEISKTFARGTLAIDTVKIRM; translated from the exons ATGGCTGATGGTCAACCATCAAAGATAGTCAAGATACCTCCTATTGTGCAAGAGCTGGTGGCTGGCGTGCAAGAGCCACCAAGGCGGTACGTCCTTCCCGAGCAAGATCGTCCTTCTGTAGCTGGTTCCGATATGCCTGAGCCCATCCCCATCGTCGATCTCAGCCGCCTGTCTGACTCTGACAACAGTGTCGAGGAGACTGCCAAGTTGCAGTCCGCGTTGGAGAACTGGGGCCTCTTCCTG GCTGTTGGACATGGCATGGAACCAAGTTTTCTTAGTGAGGTGATGAAAGTGACCAGAGAATTTTACAAGCTCCCACTGGAAGAGAAGCAGAAGTACTCAAACTTTGTAGATGGCAAGGAGTTCAGGGTGGAAGGATATGGCAACGACATGGTCATATCAGAAAAGCAGACCTTGGACTGGTGTGACCGTTTTTACCTCGTAGTGGAACCTGAGTCTCGGAGAATCTATACCCTGTGGCCGACACAGCCTCCTTCTTTCAG GGATGTTATGTGCGAGTACACAGCCAGGTGCAGGGAGATCACGAACCTTGTCCTCGAGAACCTGGCCAAGATCCTCAATTTACACGAGGACTACTTTCTCAACATGCTCGACGAGAATGCAACAACCTATGCCAGGTTTAACTACTATCCTCACTGTCCCAAACCGGACCAAGTCTTTGGCCTGAAGCCCCATTCCGATGCCACGGTGATCACAATTGTCTTCATCGATGATACTGTTAGTGGGCTCCAACTGCAAAAAGAGGGCGTTTGGTATAATGTGCCAATCATTCCAAATGCATTACTTGTAAACATGGGAGATGCGATGGAG ATACAGAGCAACGGGTTCTTCAAGAGTCCAGTTCACAGGGTTGTGACCAATGCGGAGAAAGAGCGGCTGTCGGTGGTGATGTTCTATTCTATGGACCCGGAGAGGGAGATCGAGCCAGCATCAGAGCTGATGGATGAGAAGAATCCGAGGCGGTATAGGACGATCAAGACCAAGGACTACCTAACAGAAATCTCCAAAACTTTTGCCAGAGGGACACTAGCCATCGATACAGTGAAGATCAGAATGTGA